From one Dermatophagoides farinae isolate YC_2012a chromosome 5, ASM2471394v1, whole genome shotgun sequence genomic stretch:
- the LOC124498455 gene encoding glucose-fructose oxidoreductase domain-containing protein 2 isoform X2, whose translation MLPGVGFFGTGTLAHLLIDQLQEQGFRIEGIWSPNLDDAQQLSRMRSIPFYSTIIDKVLLLPSVQLIVTACPPHYHNQIASKACGIGKHVICDWPPSHSLKDTIRMRKAASNYPALITLFLTGLRFVPTFNIMRRLIIDDNYLGHIRLINATVMCDVISEKSIIWDKHMGGGLLSLYGTNIIDIISFLTDYRAHRVHGMIHCFKQLSQNAIRFNTTEDFVNFQMELHPLIDGNNNNNNKNDHHNDNGSMKTKIINYKQTKLLTAIKDDPIIANIQLNGHHLNCQPKHEIYVYGTNGYLVCRDGDLYAFRTNNNNDNDDSNGIMTTTTTTTTNALQQPLLNDNNNVFGHETLLYKLQDMPSTTMKHYFSYETYNVYPKIYLIGIRLMIQALKNAFHGTTTTTTTINNHHLISSSTSTSMMNDNNSIVISNGGLNHDNNNQQEERSENELIQWIKDPVNQAVSFDDGIYLQTVLESIRSSSDLREWIRIHLFD comes from the exons atgttgcctggtgttggtttttttggcACGGGTACATTGGCCCATTTGTTGATCGATCAACTACAGGAACAAGGTTTCCGTATTGAAGGTATTTGGTCACCAAATCTGGATGATGCCCAACAGCTGAGTCGAATGCGTTCAATACCATTTTATTCAACGATAATTGATaaagtattattattgccatcaGTACAATTGATTGTCACTGCTTGTCCACcacattatcataatcaaattgcATCGAAAGCATGTGGTATTGGTAAACATGTTATTTGTGATTGGCCACCATCACATTCGTTGAAAGATACCATAAGGATGCGTAAAGCTGCTTCAAATTATCCGGCATTGATAACATTATTTTTAACTGGTTTACGTTTCGTACCAACATTCAATATAATGCGtagattgattattgatgataattatcttGGCCATATTCGTCTAATAAATGCAACAGTTATGTGTGATGTTATTtctg aaaaatcaataatctgGGATAAACATATGGGAGGTggattattgtcattatatGGCACAAACATTATAGACATAATTAGTTTCCTAACTGATTATCGTGCACATCGTGTACATGGAATGATTCATTGTTTTAAACAGCTTAGTCAAAATG cAATTCGTTTCAATACAACAGAagattttgtcaattttcaaatggaattacatccattgattgatggcaataataataataataataaaaatgatcaccataatgataatggatcaatgaaaacaaaaattataaattataaacaaacaaaattattgacaGCAATTAAAGATGATCCAATTATTGCCAATATACAGCTTAATGGCCATCATTTAAATTGTCAACCGAAACATGAAATTTATGTTTATGGCACAAATGGCTATCTTGTCTGTCGTGATGGTGATCTTTATGCATTTagaacaaacaataataatgataatgatgattcgaatggAATAAtgaccactactactactactactactaatgCATTACAGCAaccattattgaatgataataataatgtttttggACATGAAACgttattatataaattaCAAGATATGCCATCAACGACGatgaaacattatttttcatatgaaACATATAATGTTTATCCAAAAATCTATCTAATCGGCATACGATTAATGATACAAGCATTGAAAAATGCATTtcatggaacaacaacaacaacaacaaccatcaataatcatcatttgatttcatcatcaacatcaacatcaatgatgaatgataataattcaattgtcATTTCGAATGGTGGATTAAaccatgataataataatcaacaagaagaaagatcagaaaatgaattaatacAATGGATTAAAGATCCAGTCAATCAAGCCgtatcatttgatgatggtatttATCTACAAACAGTATTAGAATCGATACGTTCATCATCCGATCTACGTGAATGGATTCGTAtacatttatttgattga
- the LOC124498455 gene encoding glucose-fructose oxidoreductase domain-containing protein 2 isoform X1, producing MLPGVGFFGTGTLAHLLIDQLQEQGFRIEGIWSPNLDDAQQLSRMRSIPFYSTIIDKVLLLPSVQLIVTACPPHYHNQIASKACGIGKHVICDWPPSHSLKDTIRMRKAASNYPALITLFLTGLRFVPTFNIMRRLIIDDNYLGHIRLINATVMCDVISVYKEKSIIWDKHMGGGLLSLYGTNIIDIISFLTDYRAHRVHGMIHCFKQLSQNAIRFNTTEDFVNFQMELHPLIDGNNNNNNKNDHHNDNGSMKTKIINYKQTKLLTAIKDDPIIANIQLNGHHLNCQPKHEIYVYGTNGYLVCRDGDLYAFRTNNNNDNDDSNGIMTTTTTTTTNALQQPLLNDNNNVFGHETLLYKLQDMPSTTMKHYFSYETYNVYPKIYLIGIRLMIQALKNAFHGTTTTTTTINNHHLISSSTSTSMMNDNNSIVISNGGLNHDNNNQQEERSENELIQWIKDPVNQAVSFDDGIYLQTVLESIRSSSDLREWIRIHLFD from the exons atgttgcctggtgttggtttttttggcACGGGTACATTGGCCCATTTGTTGATCGATCAACTACAGGAACAAGGTTTCCGTATTGAAGGTATTTGGTCACCAAATCTGGATGATGCCCAACAGCTGAGTCGAATGCGTTCAATACCATTTTATTCAACGATAATTGATaaagtattattattgccatcaGTACAATTGATTGTCACTGCTTGTCCACcacattatcataatcaaattgcATCGAAAGCATGTGGTATTGGTAAACATGTTATTTGTGATTGGCCACCATCACATTCGTTGAAAGATACCATAAGGATGCGTAAAGCTGCTTCAAATTATCCGGCATTGATAACATTATTTTTAACTGGTTTACGTTTCGTACCAACATTCAATATAATGCGtagattgattattgatgataattatcttGGCCATATTCGTCTAATAAATGCAACAGTTATGTGTGATGTTATTtctg tttataaagaaaaatcaataatctgGGATAAACATATGGGAGGTggattattgtcattatatGGCACAAACATTATAGACATAATTAGTTTCCTAACTGATTATCGTGCACATCGTGTACATGGAATGATTCATTGTTTTAAACAGCTTAGTCAAAATG cAATTCGTTTCAATACAACAGAagattttgtcaattttcaaatggaattacatccattgattgatggcaataataataataataataaaaatgatcaccataatgataatggatcaatgaaaacaaaaattataaattataaacaaacaaaattattgacaGCAATTAAAGATGATCCAATTATTGCCAATATACAGCTTAATGGCCATCATTTAAATTGTCAACCGAAACATGAAATTTATGTTTATGGCACAAATGGCTATCTTGTCTGTCGTGATGGTGATCTTTATGCATTTagaacaaacaataataatgataatgatgattcgaatggAATAAtgaccactactactactactactactaatgCATTACAGCAaccattattgaatgataataataatgtttttggACATGAAACgttattatataaattaCAAGATATGCCATCAACGACGatgaaacattatttttcatatgaaACATATAATGTTTATCCAAAAATCTATCTAATCGGCATACGATTAATGATACAAGCATTGAAAAATGCATTtcatggaacaacaacaacaacaacaaccatcaataatcatcatttgatttcatcatcaacatcaacatcaatgatgaatgataataattcaattgtcATTTCGAATGGTGGATTAAaccatgataataataatcaacaagaagaaagatcagaaaatgaattaatacAATGGATTAAAGATCCAGTCAATCAAGCCgtatcatttgatgatggtatttATCTACAAACAGTATTAGAATCGATACGTTCATCATCCGATCTACGTGAATGGATTCGTAtacatttatttgattga
- the LOC124498415 gene encoding histone acetyltransferase KAT2A yields the protein MALVNRFEQEDPPTLLIQPNQFISSTTSTSKLTSSSSLLLSSSASSLTSSIFGTNLNLNNLSNETKYYLFGTFTICTWTYSSDPNNMDDDDDDGENKDEDGNNNGGGGDNNDDCKYSKDENKYRIPTTPCRCVMYRNNLLEHLLTFLDRKKNEKNDNEDLEGEENDDDADNYKSIFKVKCDLCSHSLDQHLQYFRSSKPSLFDGNNIAILDDYLYKAVDSFHLMCLYSQATLFQKRPLFTIYNLINGYLCNYVDVEYNYRQPPFEMPTIEQLLNSIANNNNNNHVVGENMTVRKYSEIFLRLFDRHKFQSISIDRTQEQSEQLKIFKELFLVFCLLPRTIKSLKEYRPSEIFGRSHLLSIIDILRQDFDKHIHIDDENYQIFRNLIITECPFITDSDNMNSNSSNAANQINVTPSMDDRRSKSPHNSSITSSRLRRHSLDYILTDGIRVCDVERLYQHQNEIFDRCSCVRTITFGSPSIVGGGGGGDDSAAIRNEDLIFIRIDPLTFEPANALMEIKHFIVRSAAILINDRLKRMGSMNVRDKLFSDNVTTLVLIHRPTGRLLAVLTYDFRPIENLGELIFLVVRPKYQRRGYGSMLLSIMSKIIIPNCAEYAVHADLGAIEFYRRIGFVQEMNTKEIQRLERFMGQYTGSILMRVNRTTMIEKLRNLTLTSVELITLDDIQPTRSHCPIHIGLKSTTLQHHPGENNNNNNNNNNSKLNEITDEELRTFHHTIREHFAPLMVATQNDRDSLAESRGFVKRFFNDYNNLFSLKEYNPDLMNIDLLRILYYRLLWFIAHCQWKYRRDDKLTIARKAECHLKRLMVFKFGIEEMF from the exons ATGGCATTAGTGAATCGTTTTGAACAGGAAGATCCGCCAACATTATTGATACAGCCAAATCAgtttatttcatcaacaacatcgacatcaaaattaacatcatcatcatcattactattatcatcatcggcatcatcattgacatcatcaatatttggaACAAATCTAAATCTAAATAATTTATCTAACGAGACGAAATACTATCTATTTGGTACATTTACAATTTGTACATGGACATATTCATCTGATCCAAAcaatatggatgatgatgatgatgatggtgaaaacaAAGATGAAGacggcaacaacaatggtGGCGGCGgtgacaacaacgatgattgTAAATATAGTAAAGATGAGAATAAATATCGAATTCCAACCACACCATGTCGTTGTGTTATGTATCGTAATAATTTATTGGAACATTTATTGACATTTTTGGatagaaaaaagaatgaaaaaaatgataatgaagatttAGAAGgagaagaaaatgatgatgatgcggaTAATTATAAATCTATTTTCAAAGTAAAATGTGATCTTTGTTCACATTCATTAG ATCAACATTTGCAATATTTTCGTTCATCTAaaccatcattattcgatGGCAATAATATAGCTATATTGGATGATTATCTTTATAAAGCTGTCGATAGTTTCCATTTGATGTGTCTGTATAGTCAAGCAACTTTATTCCAGAAACGGCCATTATTCACTATTTATAATCTAATCAATGGCTATCTATGCaattatgttgatgttgaataTAATTATCGCCAGCCACCATTTGAAATGCCCACTATTGaacaattattgaattcgatcgctaataataataataataatcatgttgTTGGTGAAAATATGACCGTACGGAAATattctgaaatttttcttcgcCTGTTTGATCGTCATaaattccaatcaatcaGTATTGATCGTACCCAAGAACAATCGGAACAgttaaaaatatttaaagaATTATTTCTGGTATTTTGTTTGCTGCCACGAACGATTAAATc ACTAAAAGAATATCGACCATCAGAAATATTTGGCCGTTcacatttattatcaataatcgatattTTACGTCAAGATTTTGATAAACACATccacattgatgatgaaaattatcaaatatttCGCAATCTAATCATTACTGAATGTCCATTCATAACGGATTCAGATaatatgaattcaaattcatctaATGCAGCTAATCAAATTAACGTTACGCCATCTATGGATGATCGAAGATCTAAATCACCTCATAATTCTTCAATAACATCGTCAAGATTACGTCGTCATAGTTTAGATTATATACTGACTGATGGTATTCGTGTTTGCGATGTAGAACGTTTATATCAACATCagaatgaaatatttgatcGTTGTAGCTGTGTACGTACTATAACATTTGGATCGCCATCGATTgttggcggtggtggtggtggtgacgATTCAGCAGCTATACGTAATGAAGATTTAATATTTATTCGAATTGATCCATTAACATTTGAACCTGCTAATGCTTTAATggaaatcaaacattttattgTACGTAGTGCTGCTATATTAATCAATGATCGTCTAAAACGAATGGGTTCGATGAATGTACGGGATAAATTATTCTCAGATAATGTTACAACATTAGTATTGATACATCGACCAACTGGTCGTTTATTAGCAGTGTTGACATATGATTTTCGTCCAATAGAAAATCTTGGTGAATTAATATTCTTGGTCGTTAGGCCTAAATATCAACGTCGTGGTTATGGTTCAAtgttattatcaataatgtcaaaaataattatacCGAATTGCGCTGAATATGCTGTACATGCTGATTTAGGTGCCATTGAATTCTATAGACGTATTGGTTTTGTTCAAGAAATGAAtacaaaagaaattcaacGTTTAGAACGATTTATGGGCCAATATACTGGTTCAATATTGATGCGTGTTAATCGTACGACAATGATAGAGAAACTGCGTAATTTAACATTAACATCGGTTGAATTAATCACGCTTGACGATATTCAACCAACAAGATCGCATTGTCCAATTCATATTGGTCTAAAATCGACAACATTACAACATCATCCTGgtgagaataataataataataataataataataatagtaaattaaatgaaattacTGATGAAGAATTACGAACATTTCATCATACAATACGTGAACATTTTGCACCATTAATGGTGGCCACACAAAATGATCGTGATTCATTGGCCGAATCACGTGGTTTTGTTAAAcgtttttttaatgattataataatttattttcattgaaagaaTATAATCCTGATTTAATGAATATCGATCTATTACGTATACTGTATTATCGTTTATTATGGTTTATTGCACACTGCCAATGGAAATATAGAcgtgatgataaattgacTATTGCAAGAAAAGCTGAATGTCATTTGAAACGTTTAATGGTATTTAAATTTGGTATTGAAGAAATGTTTTGA
- the LOC124498425 gene encoding cathepsin B: MLRHHNRYRFMIGAILLVVQWSIHVCQSQEILEFEKRNHIPDDEFDFLSDDYIDFINKQLNTSWRAGRNFDSDASKIYIQGLMGTLPTPEHLKLPKLYHRIDDDERLPDEFDSRKKWPKCKTINEIRDQGPCGSCWAFGAAEAMSDRVCIGSNGRINVELSPEDLVSCCHDCGAGCNGGFPAAAWSYFVHNGLVSGGLYGNHHTCQPYVFAPCEHHMKGKRPPCSDIQPTPKCQNKCDKFYNHTYNDDKHYGRKAYSLTSNPEHIMKDIMVNGPVEADFSVYEDFLQYKSGVYQRHSHKFLGGHAIRILGWGIDANSKLPYWLCANSWNTDWGEAGFFRMLRGHNECDIEEDINAGIARISKF; the protein is encoded by the coding sequence atGCTTCGTCATCATAACCGTTATCGATTCATGATCGGTGCAATTCTTCTTGTTGTACAATGGTCAATCCATGTTTGTCAATCGCAGGAAATattggaatttgaaaaacGTAACCATATtcctgatgatgaatttgattttctttccgatgattatattgattttatcaataaaCAATTGAATACAAGTTGGCGTGCTGGCCGTAATTTTGATTCAGATGcatcaaaaatttatattcaagGTTTAATGGGTACATTGCCAACACCGGAACATTTAAAATTACCTAAATTATATCATcgcatcgatgatgatgaacgtttacctgatgaatttgattcacgtaaaaaatggccaaaatgtaaaacaataaatgaaatacGTGATCAAGGTCCTTGTGGTTCGTGTTGGGCATTCGGTGCTGCTGAAGCAATGTCTGATCGTGTTTGTATCGGTAGTAATGGTAGAATCAATGTGGAATTATCACCAGAAGATTTAGTTTCGTGTTGTCATGATTGTGGTGCCGGTTGTAATGGTGGTTTTCCAGCTGCAGCATGGAGCTATTTTGTACATAATGGTTTAGTTAGTGGTGGTCTTTATGGTAATCATCATACCTGTCAACCATATGTGTTTGCACCATGTGAACATCATATGAAAGGTAAAAGGCCACCTTGTTCGGATATTCAGCCAACAccaaaatgtcaaaataaaTGTGACAAATTCTATAATCATacatacaatgatgataaacattaTGGACGTAAAGCATATTCACTTACATCGAATCCTGAACATATTATGAAAGATATCATGGTCAATGGTCCAGTTGAAGCAGATTTCAGTGTTTATGAGGATTTTCTTCAATACAAATCCGGTGTTTATCAAAGACATAGCCATAAATTTTTAGGTGGCCATGCTATACGTATATTAGGATGGGGTATAGACGCTAATAGCAAACTACCATATTGGCTTTGTGCCAATTCATGGAATACTGATTGGGGTGAAGCTGGTTTTTTCCGTATGTTACGTGGCCATAATGAATGCGATATTGAAGAAGACATTAATGCTGGTATTGCACGGATTtcgaaattttga
- the Cont gene encoding contactin, with protein MAKSIIKSSPSSCFSSIILAIIWLIAINGYTSFAYEFKCPKDWIEFRGNCYQFIRSPTKNYEEANERCFIYNAYLLSVLSTDEHQFITDWLRQNDPLHMSWYTSALDTGNNAWRWNVPANRLGDSSGSSSIFAATSNINNDLQQQTSISMNSPIINHHHQITTNHRDLKYYSVIAALWLPIQQQLDNQQQSQQQQPNLIDPWINNQQRMNGKNAVYNFSQTLNRWGLLRVNGNEYNAYICKLRKEDVNFANAIERNIDYGVNVIDPAKIPRGPRFIHEPKDVIFDVSGRSQLNYATLKCVADGYPTPTYKWFKEEYIDNQIRSNQIDPLSDRRYTQTDGILIIDNPQTDRDRGKYHCIAENRFGSIISQTVQLTFGYIGEFTKKRSPDYGREYWGKSISCDPPKHHISVSYHWSRDSFEYIIEDDRRTFVSRDGNLYFSSLEKIDRANYSCNVKSSIASSGRTGPFFPLIVDSASSSQKLLFPNHFPKIFPEIKLAGSEVRLECMAYGYPVPYYNWTREGLTTQMPEGHYLASFNRVLIIPQAKVEDSGEYVCTATSGKDSLPKSVQLSIQSLPVILQHIGNKVVERDLSVLTWECQAFGIPSVSYTWYKNGVEISDRNKMTYFSEEDRNRYEVRGNMLLIHGLIPERDEGMYQCQATNELGTAFSSGQLRIVQMAPSFRKHPMPTEMYAAEGGNITIPCVPEALPIPAFEWQKDFNRILMDDRKRVLPNGFLTISPVHRTDMGEYTCIARNSLGTDRTRGILRVFNRPKLYIRPNPVYDLKIGQSIELPCMAITDPQLDLAYKWQHNGLRIIFDKMPQYSMAGIDGNLRINNLTLAETGEYECIVQTTVGSTSATAKIQLYAHPGAPGAVLADDITATSVRLHWSDGSDNGRQIVGYQVEGITNHDSGWQWLANSTELLNLYTKSHDSGRTMVYLRDVLSPWSTYRFRVSAMNIIGMGPPSEPSPSYNTEKAVPFKAPSNVGGGGGKAGTLTITWDPLPPKDWNAPDIWYRIFYKPNSSYYEQQPFIDKNLTHLGNINMYTVNVGEENYYQAYFVRVQAMNSVGAGSIISEPTLVYSAESMPQIAPAGVNALAYNSTALNVTWSKLDTSREKMRGRLIGHRIKYWKMNQDPQYDALTLLKRGPNPWGLIVGLMPDTEYYIAVMAYNEAGSGPESEPFLARTFKAAPQQPPTSVNVTAIDSRSVLVTWRGISSLTNAEEPISGYKVRYWDSDRPISRAREIIKPLDGSDLRAIISDLIPGKVYKLRVLAFSNGGDGKMSQQIEFKLSDGIASPYQMNNVDGSEKLSQILLTLCSSWILYIFHIYS; from the exons atggccaaatcaatcatcaaatcatcaccatcgtcatgtttttcttcaatcataTTAGCGATAATATGGCTGATAGCCATCAATGGATACACATCATTTGCATATGAATTTAAATGTCCAAAAGATTGGATTGAATTCCGTGGAAATTGTTATCAATTCATTAGATCACCAACGAAAAATTATGAAGAAGCAAATGAacgttgttttatttataatgCATATTTATTATCAGTGTTATCCACTGATGAACATCAATTCATCACCGATTGGCTCCGGCAAAATGATCCATTACATATGAGTTGGTATACATCAGCATTAGATACAGGAAATAATGCTTGGCGTTGGAATGTACCGGCTAATCGTTTAGGTGATTCTTCTGGTTCAAGCTCAATATTTGCCGCTACAAgcaatattaataatgatctacaacaacaaacatcgaTATCTATGAATAGCCcaattattaatcatcatcatcagataacaacaaatcatcGTGATCTTAAATATTATTCAGTAATTGCTGCATTATGGTTGCCAATACAGCAGCAACTTGATAATCAACAGCAAtcacagcagcagcaaccgaatttaattgatccatggatcaataatcaacaacgtatgaatggaaaaaatgctGTATATAATTTTTCACAAACATTAAATCGTTGGGGTTTACTACGAGTGAAtggaaatgaatataatgcCTACATATGCAAATTACGTAAAGAAGATGTTAATTTTGCCAATGCAATTGAACGTAATATCGATTATGGTGTTAATGTTATTGATCCGGCAAAAATTCCACGTGGTCCACGTTTCATTCATGAACCAAAAGATGTTATATTCGATGTTAGTGGTCGTAGTCAATTGAATTATGCAACATTGAAATGTGTTGCAGATGGTTATCCAACACCGACATATAAATGGTTCAAAGAAGAATATATTGATAACCAGATACGTTCGAACCAGATCGATCCATTATCTGATCGTCGTTATACACAAACCGATGgtatattgatcattgataatcCACAAACTGATCGTGATCGTGGTAAATATCATTGTATTGCTGAAAATCGTTTTGGATCAATCATATCGCAAACAGTTCAATTAACATTTGGTTATATTGGAGAGTTTACTAAAAAACGTTCACCTGATTATGGTCGTGAATATTGgggaaaatcaatttcatgtGATCCACCTAAACATCATATTT cTGTCAGCTATCATTGGTCAcgtgattcatttgaatacaTTATCGAAGATGATCGTCGTACGTTCGTATCAAGAGATGgaaatctttatttttcttcattagaaaaaattgatcgtgCCAATTATTCTTGTAAtgtaaaatcatcaattgcaTCAAGTGGACGTACTGGTCCATTCTTtccattgattgttgattcagcatcatcatcgcagaaattattgtttccgaatcattttccaaaaatttttccagaAATCAAATTAGCCGGTTCAGAAGTACGATTAGAATGTATGGCATATGGTTATCCGGTACCATATTATAATTGGACCAGAGAAGGTTTAACCACACAGATGCCTGAAGGACATTATCTTGCAAGTTTTAATCGTGTATTAATAATACCACAAGCAAAAGTTGAAGATAGTGGTGAATATGTTTGTACAGCGACATCTGGTAAAGATTCTTTGCCGAAAAGTGTACAATTATCAATACAATCATTACCGGTAATATTACAACATATTGGTAATAAAGTTGTTGAACGTGATCTTTCAGTATTGACATGGGAATGTCAAGCATTCGGCATACCATCTGTTAGTTATACATGGTATAAAAATGGTGTTGAAATATCCGatcgaaataaaatgacCTATTTCTCTGAAGAAGATCGAAATCGTTATGAAGTACGTGGAAATATGCTCCTGATACATGGTTTGATTCCCGAACGTGATGAAGGAATGTATCAATGTCAAGCAACCAATGAACTTGGAACAGCATTCTCAAGTGGTCAGCTACGCATCGTACAGATGGCACCATCATTCCGTAAACATCCTATGCCCACTGAAATGTATGCCGCCGAAGGTGGAAATATAACAATACCTTGTGTACCCGAAGCATTACCAATACCGGCATTTGAATGGCAAAAAGATT TCAATCGAATATTGATGGATGATAGAAAACGTGTATTGCCGAATGGATTCCTCACTATTTCGCCGGTACATCGTACCGATATGGGTGAATATACATGCATTGCACGGAATTCACTAGGAACTGATCGAACACGTGGTATTCTACGTGTATTTAATCGGCCAAAATTATACATTCGGCCAAATCCTGTTTATGATCTTAAAATTGGCCAATCTATTGAGCTACCATGTATGGCTATTACTGATCCACAATTGGATTTAGCATATAAATGGCAACATAATGGACTTAGAATCATTTTCGATAAAATGCCACAATATTCAATGG CTGGTATCGATGGAAATCTACGTATTAATAATCTTACATTGGCTGAAACAGGTGAATATGAATGTATAGTACAAACGACAGTTGGATCAACATCAGCTACTGCGAAAATACAATTATATGCTCATCCTGGAGCTCCGGGCGCCGTATTAGCCGATGATATAACCGCCACATCGGTTCGTCTTCATTGGAGTGATGGATCCGATAATGGTCGACAGATTGTTGGCTATCAAGTTGAAGGCATCACTAATCATGATAGCGGTTGGCAATGGTTAGCCAATTCAACAGAATTACTTAATCTATACACTAAAAGTCATGATAGTGGCCGTACAATGGTTTATCTACGTGATGTACTTTCGCCATGGTCAACGTATCGATTTCGTGTTTCCGCCATGAACATTATCGGTATGGGTCCACCATCAGAACCAAGTCCATCATATAATACAGAAAAAGCAGTACCATTTAAAGCACCAAGtaatgttggtggtggtggtggtaaagCTGGTACATTGACCATTACATGGGATCCATTGCCACCGAAAGATTGGAACGCTCCTGACATCTGGTATCGAATTTTCTACAA gCCAAATTCTTCGTATTATGAACAACAGCCTTTTATTGATAAGAATCTAACACATTTAGGCAATATTAATATGTATACAGTGAATGTTGgtgaagaaaattattatcaagcATATTTTGTACGAGTTCAAGCAATGAATTCTGTAGGTGCCGGTTCGATAATTAGTGAACCAACATTAGTTTATTCGGCAGAAAGTATGCCACAGATTGCACCGGCCGGTGTAAATGCATTGGCATACAATTCAACAGCATTGAATGTAACATGGTCAAAATTGGATACAAGCCGTGAAAAGATGCGTGGCCGTTTGATTGGACATCGTATAAaatattggaaaatgaatcaagatCCACAATATGATGCATTAACATTATTGAAACGTGGTCCAAATCCATGGGGATTGATTGTTGGTTTAATGCCCGATACGGAATATTATATTGCCGTTATGGCATATAATGAAGCCGGATCCGGACCAGAAAGTGAACCATTCTTGGCACGTACATTTAAGGCTGcaccacaacaaccaccaacaTCGGTAAATGTTACCGCTATTGATTCTCGTTCCGTATTGGTCACTTGGCGTGGTATTAGTTCATTAACAAATGCTGAAGAACCAATCAGTGGCTATAAAGTACGTTATTGGGATAGTGATCGACCAATATCACGTGCACGTGAAATAATCAAACCATTAGATGGTAGTGATTTACGTGCCATTATCAGTGATCTAATACCGGGAAAAGTATATAAACTTCGTGTACTTGCATTTagtaatggtggtgatggtaaaATGTCACAACAG attgaattcaaattaagCGATGGTATTGCGTCACCATATCAGatgaataatgttgatggaaGCGAAAAATTGTCACAAATATTGTTGACATTATGTTCATCATGGATACTatacatttttcatatttattcatGA